One segment of Tenrec ecaudatus isolate mTenEca1 chromosome 1, mTenEca1.hap1, whole genome shotgun sequence DNA contains the following:
- the B3GNT3 gene encoding N-acetyllactosaminide beta-1,3-N-acetylglucosaminyltransferase 3, translating into MWIRISEAKVALALALSTFTLLFLVILPPSPPTCPGPVEPPHLPTVLVTWQAQAQAQRPRPARCVANTSVISQPTFKEQPAHVRDFLLYKHCRDFALLQDAPPEKCAQPVFLLLAIKSSPVNYERREMVRRTWGRERQVRGVRLRRLFLVGTAANALEALKVNQLLAREARVHGDILQWDFHDSFFNLTLKQALFLQWQETRCSNVSFLFNGDDDVFAHTDNMVAYLQGHDPSRHLFAGHLITNVGPIRIPWSKYYIPKVVMQKEQYPPYCGGGGFLLSRFTAAALRRAAAVLDLFPIDDVFLGMCLEHEGLKPTRHSGIRTGGMNAPSPRLPSFDPCFYRELLLVHRFLPYEMLLMWEALSQPDLACGKRNRLY; encoded by the exons ATGTGGATCCGGATCTCAGAGGCCAAGGTGGCCCTGGCCTTGGCTCTCAGTACCTTCACCCTCCTCTTCCTCGTCATTCTGCCCCCCTCACCACCCACCTGCCCGGGCCCAGTAGAGCCGCCTCATCTCCCCACGGTCCTGGTGACCTGGCAGGCGCAGGCGCAGGCGCAGCGCCCCCGGCCTGCCCGCTGCGTGGCGAACACCTCGGTGATCTCCCAGCCAACCTTCAAGGAGCAGCCGGCGCACGTGCGCGACTTCCTGCTCTACAAGCACTGCCGGGACTTCGCGCTGCTGCAGGACGCGCCCCCGGAGAAGTGCGCGCAGCCCGTGTTCTTGCTGCTCGCCATCAAGTCGTCCCCGGTCAACTACGAGCGGCGCGAGATGGTGCGGCGCACGTGGGGCCGCGAGCGCCAGGTGCGGGGCGTCCGGCTGCGCCGCCTCTTCCTGGTGGGCACGGCCGCCAACGCGCTGGAGGCTCTCAAGGTCAACCAGCTGCTGGCGCGGGAGGCGCGCGTGCACGGCGACATCCTGCAGTGGGACTTCCACGACTCCTTCTTCAACCTCACGCTCAAACAG GCTCTGTTCCTGCAGTGGCAGGAGACCCGGTGCAGCAACGTCAGCTTCCTGTTCAACGGGGACGATGATGTCTTTGCCCACACGGACAACATGGTTGCCTACCTGCAGGGCCATGACCCCAGCCGCCACCTGTTCGCGGGACACCTGATTACAAATGTGGGCCCCATCCGGATCCCCTGGAGCAAGTACTACATCCCCAAGGTGGTGATGCAGAAGGAGCAGTACCCGCCCTACTGTGGGGGCGGTGGCTTCCTGCTGTCCCGCTTCACAGCTGCCGCCCTGCGCCGGGCTGCTGCCGTGCTGGACCTCTTCCCCATCGACGACGTCTTCCTGGGCATGTGCTTAGAACACGAGGGCTTGAAGCCCACCAGGCACAGTGGCATCCGCACCGGGGGCATGAATGCTCCCTCGCCGCGCCTGCCTTCGTTTGACCCCTGCTTCTAcagggagctgctgctggtgcaTCGCTTTTTGCCCTACGAGATGCTGCTCATGTGGGAGGCGCTGAGCCAGCCTGATCTGGCCTGTGGCAAGCGGAACCGCTTGTACTGA